In the Ramlibacter tataouinensis TTB310 genome, one interval contains:
- a CDS encoding phage tail fiber protein — MSSFSDYTEAAVLNHLYGGTTFTKPARFLALFSAAPSDAGGGTELSATGGYARLALPAMTVSGTNPTLATNGGAIEWPAATANWSAPVTHVAVFDAPSGGNLLAWAPLAASRTVNTGDVFRVPAGDLDITVDTIAASGAVAGTTNLLTYSEQFNAEAWRATLASGQPLVQANVSGDAQGHQTVDELTTNYSGSLYVRQHVSGLVVGQTYTFSVELQQGRVGPAAAARLTTNNTLAWNTGASTKATLTGSLVRHSVTWTQQGSTTAAIMVGAVDVAGVGDDQCLGTIRMNDAMLNVGSAPAPYVRTGESEAPAASTWPAKLFGAYYEAYQAWQAAPYPQIDTLPYQQYNLLYLHNARFGTDGSVNFPFLDTVTPAEIQRCRQRGQKVMLTLGGGGNNFVYQTRAQSQAAVNSLKTLIDGMGGLDGLNFYNFEFGALTDSNYTAFFNECRYIADQLRATYGRDFWITAPAQTDEALQRRFCKEMMAAGAMQFCSSQHRDSDSWRDVDRIFNTVDAWIIEVCAGDASKTVVGFGADYFSPYTGTGGLGGPDNEINRREWDKIRAKYPGIRGMFGWSAETIMGFGSTRTTQANANRWGNLMHPLLGTAELPPVPFGSRVDLVNGERYPYGIMPTNYTRTQMDDNVKACYATWKAALLKKSPTFNSHPQSIYAGASITDGYHVDKQETGIACVSEGIGYGMLTMAVMAGHESQARTYFDGMLRVARACPAYGHMGQGKPQAVYLMDWRLHSDMSSAGGGWNAHDGDLDIALALLMAHRQWGSGGAINYRQEALNTINAMKVVNFKPDGRPSGGDGVRTSDIMTNHFRAFARATGDLYWSDTVIPRCESMITHIINNYSPNAKLVPDFIVGLDSGPGQPAPPYYADPHPFTGMYGPNAIRCPWRWGVDYVLTGNSYWGAKASDIVTWIKNDTAGDPFRTGANYRLDGSVVDDVRYFGPGSVSSLMTGAMTNPAHQAYLNTLVQANFQNFRNNYYDSDLQLLNLLIATGNWWTP; from the coding sequence ATGTCATCCTTTTCCGACTACACCGAAGCGGCCGTCCTGAACCATCTGTACGGCGGCACCACGTTCACCAAACCGGCCAGGTTCCTGGCGCTGTTCTCGGCCGCTCCGAGCGACGCCGGCGGCGGCACCGAGCTGTCGGCCACCGGCGGCTACGCGCGGCTCGCGCTGCCGGCCATGACGGTGTCGGGCACCAACCCGACGCTGGCCACCAACGGCGGGGCCATCGAGTGGCCTGCGGCCACGGCCAACTGGTCCGCTCCGGTGACGCACGTAGCCGTGTTCGACGCACCCAGCGGCGGCAACCTGCTGGCCTGGGCACCGCTGGCGGCCAGCCGCACCGTGAACACCGGCGACGTGTTCCGGGTGCCCGCCGGCGATCTGGACATCACGGTGGACACCATCGCCGCCAGCGGCGCCGTCGCTGGCACGACCAACCTGCTGACCTACTCCGAGCAGTTCAATGCCGAGGCCTGGCGCGCCACTCTGGCCAGCGGCCAGCCGCTGGTCCAGGCCAACGTGTCGGGAGACGCCCAGGGCCACCAGACGGTGGACGAGCTGACCACCAACTACTCGGGCAGCCTCTACGTGCGCCAGCACGTCAGCGGCCTGGTGGTGGGCCAGACCTACACCTTCTCGGTGGAACTGCAGCAGGGCCGCGTGGGCCCGGCGGCCGCGGCGCGCCTGACGACCAACAACACGCTGGCCTGGAACACCGGCGCCTCCACCAAGGCCACGCTCACGGGCAGCCTGGTGCGCCACTCGGTGACCTGGACGCAGCAGGGCAGCACCACGGCAGCCATCATGGTCGGCGCGGTCGACGTGGCCGGTGTCGGTGACGACCAGTGCCTGGGCACCATCCGCATGAACGACGCCATGCTCAACGTAGGCAGCGCCCCCGCGCCCTACGTTCGCACCGGCGAGTCGGAGGCGCCCGCGGCCAGCACCTGGCCGGCCAAGCTGTTCGGCGCCTACTACGAGGCCTACCAGGCCTGGCAGGCCGCCCCCTATCCGCAGATCGACACCTTGCCCTACCAGCAATACAACCTGCTGTACCTGCACAACGCGCGGTTCGGCACCGACGGCTCGGTGAACTTCCCGTTCCTCGATACGGTGACGCCCGCCGAGATCCAGCGCTGCCGCCAGCGGGGCCAGAAAGTGATGCTGACCCTCGGCGGCGGCGGCAACAATTTCGTCTACCAGACGCGCGCCCAGTCGCAGGCGGCGGTGAACTCGCTCAAGACCCTCATCGACGGCATGGGCGGCCTGGACGGCCTGAACTTCTACAACTTCGAGTTCGGGGCACTCACCGATAGCAACTACACGGCCTTCTTCAACGAATGCCGCTACATCGCCGATCAGCTGCGCGCGACCTACGGCAGGGACTTCTGGATCACCGCGCCGGCCCAGACGGACGAGGCGCTGCAGCGGCGCTTCTGCAAGGAGATGATGGCCGCCGGGGCCATGCAGTTCTGCAGCTCGCAGCACCGCGATTCGGACAGCTGGCGCGATGTGGACCGCATTTTCAACACGGTCGACGCCTGGATCATCGAGGTGTGCGCCGGCGATGCGTCCAAGACGGTGGTGGGCTTCGGCGCCGACTACTTCTCGCCTTATACCGGCACTGGCGGCCTTGGCGGCCCGGACAACGAGATCAACCGGCGCGAGTGGGACAAGATCAGGGCCAAGTACCCGGGCATCCGCGGCATGTTCGGCTGGTCGGCCGAGACGATCATGGGCTTCGGGTCGACCCGCACCACCCAGGCCAACGCGAACCGCTGGGGCAACCTGATGCATCCCCTGCTGGGAACGGCTGAGCTCCCGCCGGTTCCGTTCGGCTCGCGGGTGGACCTGGTCAACGGCGAGCGGTATCCCTACGGAATCATGCCGACCAACTACACGCGGACGCAGATGGACGACAACGTCAAGGCCTGCTACGCCACGTGGAAGGCCGCGCTGCTGAAGAAGTCTCCCACTTTCAACTCCCACCCGCAGTCGATTTACGCGGGCGCGTCCATCACCGACGGCTACCACGTCGACAAGCAGGAAACCGGCATTGCCTGCGTGTCCGAAGGCATCGGTTACGGCATGCTGACCATGGCGGTCATGGCGGGCCACGAATCACAGGCGCGGACCTACTTTGACGGGATGCTGCGCGTGGCACGTGCCTGTCCGGCATATGGCCATATGGGCCAGGGCAAGCCCCAGGCCGTCTACCTGATGGACTGGAGGCTGCACAGCGACATGTCCTCCGCTGGCGGCGGATGGAACGCGCACGACGGCGATCTGGATATCGCGTTGGCGCTGCTCATGGCCCACCGCCAATGGGGGTCGGGCGGGGCCATCAACTACCGCCAGGAAGCGCTGAACACCATCAATGCCATGAAGGTGGTCAACTTCAAGCCTGATGGCAGGCCGTCAGGTGGCGACGGGGTGCGCACCTCGGACATCATGACCAACCATTTCCGCGCTTTTGCCAGGGCCACGGGGGACCTCTACTGGTCCGACACGGTAATCCCCCGGTGCGAATCGATGATCACCCACATCATCAACAACTATTCGCCCAACGCCAAGCTGGTTCCCGACTTCATCGTGGGCCTCGATTCAGGCCCCGGCCAGCCAGCCCCTCCGTACTACGCGGACCCGCACCCGTTCACTGGCATGTACGGCCCGAACGCCATCCGCTGCCCGTGGCGCTGGGGTGTGGACTACGTGCTGACCGGCAACAGCTATTGGGGCGCCAAGGCCTCGGACATCGTTACCTGGATCAAGAACGATACCGCAGGCGATCCGTTCCGAACGGGTGCGAACTATCGGCTGGATGGCTCGGTGGTGGACGACGTGCGCTACTTCGGCCCGGGATCCGTGAGCAGCCTGATGACCGGCGCCATGACCAACCCGGCGCACCAGGCCTACTTGAACACCCTGGTGCAAGCCAACTTCCAGAATTTCCGGAACAACTACTACGATTCGGACCTTCAGCTGCTGAACCTGCTGATCGCAACTGGCAACTGGTGGACGCCGTGA
- a CDS encoding DUF1353 domain-containing protein produces the protein MPRFATSLQVTQVEFRPKALWRVDAPLVYVRDDEPWTVVVPTGFLTDFASVPRIPFAYLLLGGKGSAAAVVHDWLYSTRKTSRARADAIFHEAIKAMGHSQGTAWWMWLGVRVGGWLPWGRPNVPQPVPHIEEEMSDTG, from the coding sequence ATGCCCCGGTTCGCCACGTCCCTGCAGGTGACCCAGGTCGAGTTCCGGCCCAAGGCCCTCTGGCGCGTGGACGCGCCGCTGGTCTACGTGCGCGACGACGAGCCCTGGACCGTGGTCGTGCCGACTGGCTTCCTGACCGACTTTGCCAGCGTGCCGCGCATCCCGTTCGCCTACCTGCTGCTGGGCGGCAAGGGCAGCGCGGCGGCCGTGGTGCATGACTGGCTGTACTCCACCCGCAAGACGAGTCGGGCCCGGGCCGACGCGATCTTCCACGAGGCGATCAAGGCCATGGGGCACAGCCAGGGCACCGCCTGGTGGATGTGGCTGGGCGTGCGCGTGGGCGGCTGGCTGCCCTGGGGCCGCCCGAACGTGCCGCAGCCGGTGCCGCATATCGAAGAAGAGATGTCCGACACCGGCTGA
- a CDS encoding glycoside hydrolase family protein, with amino-acid sequence MRTELMRQLRGDEGVEPCAYQDSLGYWTIGTGRLVDRRRPGAGLRPVEMDFMLQNDIDDRINALGKRLPWFQDLDDARKGVLLNMSFQLGVDGLLGFHATLALLQRGDYEAAANNMLRSKWARQTPARALRLSEQVRTGVWQYAPGA; translated from the coding sequence ATGAGGACCGAACTGATGCGCCAGCTGCGCGGCGACGAGGGCGTGGAGCCCTGCGCCTACCAGGACAGCCTGGGCTACTGGACCATCGGCACCGGCCGCCTGGTGGACCGGCGCCGGCCCGGCGCGGGCCTGCGGCCCGTCGAGATGGACTTCATGCTCCAGAACGACATCGACGACCGCATCAACGCGCTGGGCAAGCGGCTGCCGTGGTTCCAGGATCTGGACGACGCGCGCAAGGGCGTGCTGCTGAACATGAGCTTCCAGCTCGGGGTGGATGGCCTGCTGGGGTTCCACGCCACGCTGGCCCTGCTGCAGCGCGGCGACTACGAGGCGGCGGCCAACAACATGCTGCGCAGCAAGTGGGCCAGGCAGACGCCGGCGCGCGCGCTGCGCCTGTCCGAGCAGGTGCGCACCGGCGTCTGGCAGTACGCCCCGGGAGCCTGA